In Alteromonas sp. RKMC-009, the genomic stretch TAGGGTAAGCACTGGATGACGGGATGCGGCGATGGTGGAGCAGGGCAAAAATCAACAACATACAACGGTTTCTGGCATCGTTGCAGTGAAAATAAAGCTGTTTGCCCTCAGTGGTAAGCTTACCCAGTTCCTGAATATACTGCCTCAGTAATTCAAGTCCGGTCTCTGTACTGTCGAGGGTTTCGGTGAACGGAAACCAGCGCCAGTGCATACCCGCATCTTTAACCAGCCGTTCCACCTGTTCAGCATGCTCTGATGAGGTCTGCAGCGTGATAACGTGGGTGATACCCTGTTGTTTAAGTGTCTGAATGCTTTGCGCATCCGGCACCGCACCCAGTGTGATGGATGCCGTTCCGGTGATCAGACGGTGAGAAGCCGGTTTGTCGGTTGTGTTCATGCTTGAGCTTTTACACCACAAAATAATAAATTGAAAAGAAATGGCAACTACAGCCACCCAGCACAAACAGATGCCAGATAGCGTGAGTGTAACGCTTTGACTTGGCAACGTAAAATAACACTCCGATACTGAAGCATAGTCCTCCGGCAACAATCAGCCACAGTCCGGCTCCCGGCAGCGCCATATAAAGCGGATAAATCAGGCCTAGGGCTATCCAGCCCATCAGCAAATAAGTTGCCACAGATACTTTCGGGAAACGGTGCCGGGCAATGAGTTTAAAGGCAACACCGCCTGTAGCTAACATCCACACAATTGCGGTCATTGTAATACCCAGCCATCCGCCGATACCGACCAGAAGCAGGGGAGTATAAGTCCCGGCAATGAGCAAATATATTGCGCTGTGATCAAAAAGCTTCAGCATCCCCTTTACTTTGGTGTGGGAGATACTGTGATAAAGGGTAGAACTGAGAAACATCAGGATCAGCGTGGCGCCATAAACGGCGGCTGCGGCGATGGCTACCGGTTGCTCAGCACGAAGCAGTAAAAACACCAGCCCTACAATGGCCGCAACAAACCCCGCACCATGGCTGATGCTGTTTAACCATTCTTCCAGCACAGAGTAGGCTTTTGCCGCAACAGGCCGCTTTTCTGATTGTGTCATGTGATGCTCCCACAGA encodes the following:
- a CDS encoding dual specificity protein phosphatase family protein, whose translation is MNTTDKPASHRLITGTASITLGAVPDAQSIQTLKQQGITHVITLQTSSEHAEQVERLVKDAGMHWRWFPFTETLDSTETGLELLRQYIQELGKLTTEGKQLYFHCNDARNRCMLLIFALLHHRRIPSSSAYPMLHDLSSGSANRLSRAELQWAASLGLSVH
- the trhA gene encoding PAQR family membrane homeostasis protein TrhA codes for the protein MTQSEKRPVAAKAYSVLEEWLNSISHGAGFVAAIVGLVFLLLRAEQPVAIAAAAVYGATLILMFLSSTLYHSISHTKVKGMLKLFDHSAIYLLIAGTYTPLLLVGIGGWLGITMTAIVWMLATGGVAFKLIARHRFPKVSVATYLLMGWIALGLIYPLYMALPGAGLWLIVAGGLCFSIGVLFYVAKSKRYTHAIWHLFVLGGCSCHFFSIYYFVV